The following are from one region of the Carassius auratus strain Wakin unplaced genomic scaffold, ASM336829v1 scaf_tig00215135, whole genome shotgun sequence genome:
- the LOC113093774 gene encoding globoside alpha-1,3-N-acetylgalactosaminyltransferase 1-like isoform X1 has protein sequence MGISGTMLLRQNFLIILLFFGLVLSGLIFLKNNQKSCKQQIIEQVFIEPKWKQKTSGLRSSPGLLYNQPSVLVGSRTDVASVSSWLAPIIWEGTFDPILIDSIYKQHNLTIATTVFALGKYTRFVKDFLESAEQHYFVGFRVHYYLFTDQPESIPEVKMGEKRNLTVLKVQSLNRWQDISMSRMEKLEKLIENELANEADYIFCLDIDTKFYGRWGVESLGRLVGVIHPWFFDAPRDRFTYERRPESQAYIPAGEGDYYYAGAAFGGSLEDVHQLTKTCREKLLIDAANSIEAVWQEESHLNKYFLLNKPSKLLSPEYMWRDINEKAAQIKVIRFSNVAKNYAEVRPNP, from the exons ATGGGTATTTCAGGAACAATGCTGCTCCGTCAGAATTTTTTGATCATTCTTTTGTTCTTTGGGTTGGTATTAAGTGG GCTCATTTTCCTGAAAAATAACCAGAAAAG CTGCAAACAGCAGATAATAGAACAAGTCTTCATCGA GCCAAAATGGAAGCAAAAGACCTCTGGATTGCGCTCATCGCCAGG CTTGTTGTACAACCAGCCGAGTGTGTTGGTAGG aagtcggACGGATGTTGCTTCTGTATCATCATGGTTAGCTCCAATCATTTGGGAGGGAACCTTTGACCCCATACTGATCGACTCTATCTACAAACAACACAATCTCACCATAGCAACCACAGTCTTCGCTTTGGGAAA ATACACACGTTTTGTTAAAGATTTTCTGGAGTCAGCAGAACAGCATTACTTTGTTGGATTTCGAGTGCATTACTACTTATTTACAGATCAACCAGAATCAATTCCTGAGGTGAAGATGGGTGAAAAACGTAATTTGACCGTTCTAAAGGTTCAGAGTTTGAACAGATGGCAGGACATCAGTATGAGCAGGATGGAAAAACTGGAAAAACTAATAGAGAATGAACTGGCCAACGAGGCTGACTATATTTTCTGCCTTGACATAGATACAAAGTTCTATGGCCGTTGGGGTGTGGAGTCTTTGGGTCGTCTGGTAGGTGTGATTCATCCTTGGTTCTTTGATGCTCCAAGGGATCGATTCACATATGAGCGTAGACCAGAGTCTCAAGCATACATTCCAGCTGGGGAAGGTGATTATTATTATGCTGGTGCTGCATTTGGTGGCTCATTAGAAGATGTACATCAGCTCACCAAAACCTGCAGGGAGAAGCTGCTCATTGATGCTGCAAACTCCATTGAGGCAGTATGGCAAGAGGAGTCTCACTTGAACAAGTATTTCCTTTTGAACAAACCTAGTAAACTGCTCTCTCCTGAATATATGTGGAGGGACATCAATGAAAAAGCAGCCCAAATAAAAGTAATTCGCTTCTCTAATGTAGCTAAAAACTATGCTGAAGTTCGTCCAAACCCATAG
- the LOC113093774 gene encoding globoside alpha-1,3-N-acetylgalactosaminyltransferase 1-like isoform X2, translating into MGISGTMLLRQNFLIILLFFGLVLSGLIFLKNNQKSCKQQIIEQVFIEPKWKQKTSGLRSSPGLLYNQPSVLVGRTDVASVSSWLAPIIWEGTFDPILIDSIYKQHNLTIATTVFALGKYTRFVKDFLESAEQHYFVGFRVHYYLFTDQPESIPEVKMGEKRNLTVLKVQSLNRWQDISMSRMEKLEKLIENELANEADYIFCLDIDTKFYGRWGVESLGRLVGVIHPWFFDAPRDRFTYERRPESQAYIPAGEGDYYYAGAAFGGSLEDVHQLTKTCREKLLIDAANSIEAVWQEESHLNKYFLLNKPSKLLSPEYMWRDINEKAAQIKVIRFSNVAKNYAEVRPNP; encoded by the exons ATGGGTATTTCAGGAACAATGCTGCTCCGTCAGAATTTTTTGATCATTCTTTTGTTCTTTGGGTTGGTATTAAGTGG GCTCATTTTCCTGAAAAATAACCAGAAAAG CTGCAAACAGCAGATAATAGAACAAGTCTTCATCGA GCCAAAATGGAAGCAAAAGACCTCTGGATTGCGCTCATCGCCAGG CTTGTTGTACAACCAGCCGAGTGTGTTGGTAGG tcggACGGATGTTGCTTCTGTATCATCATGGTTAGCTCCAATCATTTGGGAGGGAACCTTTGACCCCATACTGATCGACTCTATCTACAAACAACACAATCTCACCATAGCAACCACAGTCTTCGCTTTGGGAAA ATACACACGTTTTGTTAAAGATTTTCTGGAGTCAGCAGAACAGCATTACTTTGTTGGATTTCGAGTGCATTACTACTTATTTACAGATCAACCAGAATCAATTCCTGAGGTGAAGATGGGTGAAAAACGTAATTTGACCGTTCTAAAGGTTCAGAGTTTGAACAGATGGCAGGACATCAGTATGAGCAGGATGGAAAAACTGGAAAAACTAATAGAGAATGAACTGGCCAACGAGGCTGACTATATTTTCTGCCTTGACATAGATACAAAGTTCTATGGCCGTTGGGGTGTGGAGTCTTTGGGTCGTCTGGTAGGTGTGATTCATCCTTGGTTCTTTGATGCTCCAAGGGATCGATTCACATATGAGCGTAGACCAGAGTCTCAAGCATACATTCCAGCTGGGGAAGGTGATTATTATTATGCTGGTGCTGCATTTGGTGGCTCATTAGAAGATGTACATCAGCTCACCAAAACCTGCAGGGAGAAGCTGCTCATTGATGCTGCAAACTCCATTGAGGCAGTATGGCAAGAGGAGTCTCACTTGAACAAGTATTTCCTTTTGAACAAACCTAGTAAACTGCTCTCTCCTGAATATATGTGGAGGGACATCAATGAAAAAGCAGCCCAAATAAAAGTAATTCGCTTCTCTAATGTAGCTAAAAACTATGCTGAAGTTCGTCCAAACCCATAG